GGGGTGTACCTGGTGGATTTGTTCGGCCTGACCGAAGCCGAAGCCATTCGCGAGTATCCGGCCGTGTATCAGCATTTGTACACCCACGTGAAGCCGGAGCGCGACAACAACAACCGCAAAAAGCTCAAGGAAATCTGGTGGCAGTTTGGGGAGACGCGCAAGGGTTTGCGCCTGGCTCTAAAAGGGCTGCCGCGCTACATAGCCACACCCGAAACGGCAAAACACCGCATTTTTCAGTTTCTAGAATCAGGGATAGCGCCTGACCATAAATTGGTTAATATAGCTTCAGGAGACGCCTACAACTTAGGAATCTTATCAAGCAGAATTCATACTTCTTGGGCAATGGCGAGTGGGAGTTGGCTAGGAGTAGGAAACGACTCTGTATATACCAGCAGCCGATGTTTTCAGACCTTTCCGTTCCCCATCGCAACTGAATCGCAGCAAGCCCGCATACGTGAACCAGCGGAAGACTTGGACGCCCACCGCAAGCGCCAGCAGGCCCAACATCCCGGCCTCGCCCTCACCGACCTCTACAACGTGGTGGAAAAGCTGCGGGCCGGCCAGCCCCTCACCGCCAAAGAGCAGACGACCCACGAGCAGGGTTTGGCTGCCGTGGTGCTCAGCCTGCACCAGCAGCTCGATGCGGCCGTGGCCGAGGCCTACGGCTGGCCCGCCACGCTGCCCGACGCCGAGATACTGACGCGCCTGGTGCAGCTAAACCAGCAGCGGGCGGCCGAAGAGGCGGCCGGCACCGTGCGCTACCTGCGGCCCGAATACCAGGCCCCCGGTCAGCAGCAGGGCACCATGGCATTGGCGACTACGGTGGCTGCAGTGAGCGACGTGGCGACGGCAGAGGCCCAACCATGGCCGGCCGAGCTGGCGCAGCAGATGCAGGCGTTGCGGGCCGTGGTGCAGGGCGCGGCGGTGCCGCTGACAGCTAAGCAGGCGGCGGCGCGCTTCCGGGGCACCAAGGCCGCGAAGGTGCAGCCCCTGCTCGACACGCTGGTGAGCCTGGCGCTGCTGCGGCACGTGCCGGAGCTGGATGCGTATGCGACGTAGCCAGGAAAAGCTACCGGACCTGTTCGAGCCAGGCCGTGGCCTCGGGTTCGGTTACGAAGCGGCGGAAGTGCATGGTAGCGGAGTTGGCTTCCTGCACAACCTGGCCCATCACAATGCGGGTGAACACGTTGTGGGACATGACGACGGCCCCGTAGAGCCCTTCGGGATGCTCGGCGGCGGTGTCGCGTCAATGATTCACTATCCAGGCGGCTTCCTCGGGATTATAGGGGTCGAGCAGGCGCTGGTCGTTCAGGAAGCGATGCCAGCGGTGGAGCTCCAGCAGCCAGCGCAGCTGGGTATAGAGGCGCTGCAACTCGGAAAACTTGCGCTGCCCCGCATTAAACTGGATTATGGCGTAGCCGTCGGGATGCCCGTAAAGGCGGCCCACGGCGTTTTCGAAGTAGAGTTGGGGAGGTGCAAGGGGCATTAAGGAGTTGGAAGTGACGGCATCGGCGGCGAAGGCGCGATGGATTGCCGGGTCGAAGATAGTCCAGCATAGCGCCTTTGTTTTTGGGGCCTTGCTGCGGCAGGGCTCAGGACAAAAGAAAAGCCCTGCCGGCGTGGGAAGGGCATTGTTTAAGGTGTGGAAAGGAAGATTGTCGCTTAACGAAAACCAGGCCGCCCGCATATGCAGCTCCCGCTCTACGGCATTGGCCATTGCAGCGGTTTTGGCGACGGCGGCGCGCAGTTGCCCGCCGGTGCAGTGGAGGCCGGTGCGGGCAACGGGACGGCGAAGTAACTACGGGTTTGTAGCGACGGCCGGGTCGGTAACCGGGCTTGGCTCGGCGCGGGCCAACAGCCCTACCCGGACGTACTGCACCAGCCCGGCACGGTTCCACCAGAAGAGGCCGAGGGCCAGCACGAGGTAGAGCCAGGCCATGTCGGTGAGCAGCCGCACGCTGCCGGCTTCGTCGTGTTCGAATACCCACGCCAGGGCAAACTGCACGCTGAACAGGCCCAACAGGATGGCGGCGCTGCCCAAGCTCAGGCGCAGGCGCAAGAGTAGGGCCACGGCAAACAGGGACTGGGCGGCGGTGAGGAAAAACTCTTCGTGCTGGCGGGCATCGAGCGGGAAGCCGGTGAGGTGGCCCGCGCCGAGAGCGTAGACTACCGGAATCATTCCTACGAGCAGGGTCCACTGGTTGATTTTGTCGCTGACCAAGGCGCCGAGGGCGGCCGTGGGGCGGTTGTTGAGCACGAAGAGCACCACGAGCACTACTTCGGGCACCTCGCTGGCAAAGGGCGCCACCCACTGCACCAAGAGGAACTGGTTGACGCCGAGGTCGCGGCCGGCAGCCAGCAGGGATTCGGCGAAGGGCTCGGCGGCCATGACGATGACGGCCACGGCCACCACGGTGAGCACGCCCATCATCAGCCACTGCTGGCGCACGGGCAGGGTGGCCAGCACGGCGGCGGGGCCGACTTCGTCGTCATCGTCCTCGGCTTCTTCGGCTTCGTCGTGGTCGGCTTTGGGCAGCTTGCTCAGGCGCCAGAGGTAGGCGGCGAAGATGCCGACCAGCACCACAAAGTCGATGACCCCGATGCTGCCTTTCCAGACGATGACGAAGGAATACAGGCTGGCCAGGGCCAGGTAGGCAATTTCGGCGGCGTTGTCCCAACTCAGGGCCACGGCGCGCTTGCCGCTGTGCCACCAGTAAAGAAACACAATGAGGGGCCAGCCCGCGCCGATGAGCAGGCGGTTGGCCCCGGTCATGTTG
This region of Hymenobacter sedentarius genomic DNA includes:
- a CDS encoding sodium/calcium exchanger protein, whose translation is MKKFALYVALAIAATLPGFYLRLTGTHVAPVLEAAIFFVAILGAGFLLSWGAEAAEEHVSQGLVIGVLALVTVLPEYAVDLYYTYQAGLHPGSAYAGFAAANMTGANRLLIGAGWPLIVFLYWWHSGKRAVALSWDNAAEIAYLALASLYSFVIVWKGSIGVIDFVVLVGIFAAYLWRLSKLPKADHDEAEEAEDDDDEVGPAAVLATLPVRQQWLMMGVLTVVAVAVIVMAAEPFAESLLAAGRDLGVNQFLLVQWVAPFASEVPEVVLVVLFVLNNRPTAALGALVSDKINQWTLLVGMIPVVYALGAGHLTGFPLDARQHEEFFLTAAQSLFAVALLLRLRLSLGSAAILLGLFSVQFALAWVFEHDEAGSVRLLTDMAWLYLVLALGLFWWNRAGLVQYVRVGLLARAEPSPVTDPAVATNP